The DNA segment GCAAGCGGCTGCGCATTTCATCGGCGGAACTGGTGCCCGGAGACATCGTGTTCCTTCAATCAGGCGACAAGACGCCGGCGGACATGCGCCTGTTTCAAACGCGCGAGCTTCAGATAGACGAATCGGCGCTCACAGGGGAGTCTCTTCCCGTGGACAAAAGCGCCGGAACCATAGGCCATGACGCCGTCCTCGCCGACAGGTTGAACATGGCGTACGCCTCCACGCTGGTCACCTTTGGACAGGGGGGCGGAGTTGTGGTGGCGACCGGGGACGGCGCCGAAGTGGGGCGCATATCCCAGCTTATCTCGGCGGCGAAGGAGATGGAAACTCCGCTCACCCGGAAAATGGCCGGATTCAGCCAGGTTCTTCTATATGTGATCCTCGCCCTTGCCGCCGTAACTTTCGCGGTGGGCGTTATGCAGGGGCGGCCAGCCGTTGATATGTTCATGGCGGCGGTGGCCCTTGCCGTCGGCGCTATCCCGGAAGGCCTGCCCGCGGCCATGACAATCACATTGGCCATTGGCGTCTCCCGCATGGCCCGGCGCAAAGTGATCATCCGGAAACTCCCCGCCGTGGAGACCCTTGGCGGCGCCAACGTTATCTGCACCGACAAGACGGGCACCTTGACCGAAAACCAGATGACTGTGCTGGAGATCGCCGCGGGAGGCGAGAGGTTCACAGTGTCCGGCTCCGGGTATTCACCGGAAGGGGAGATTCTTGGAAACGGGATTCATGCCCATGCCACTTCGTCCGCGGCGCTTTATGAATGTCTTCGGGCGGGGCTTCTTTGCAATGACAGCGGGGTGATTGAAGGGAACGGCCGTTGGTCTGCGCATGGGGATCCGACCGAGGGGGCATTGATAGTGTCGGCGCGCAAGGGGGGCCTGGCGGCCCATGACGAGCATAACCGGTTCCGCCGCATGGACACGATCCCTTTCGAGGCTCAACATCAATATATGGCCACCCTGCACGATAGTGGCGGCGGTTTGCGAACCGTCTATATCAAAGGTTCAGTGGAGGTGATTCTGGAAAAATGCACCTCACTTCTCAGCGCCAATGGAGAGAACGCACCCCTGGACAAAGAGAGGGTATTGAAAGATGTGGAGGAAATGGCGGCGAAGGGATTGCGGTTGATCGCCTTTGCAAGAGGAGAGGCGGAGAGCGGCGCAAGCGGCGTCCACCATGATGACGTGTCGTCCGGCCTGACGTTCCTCGGGCTGCAGGGGATGATAGATCCGCCGCGCGCCGAAGCGGTGGAGGCTGTCCGCAAGTGCCACAGCGCCGGCATCCAGGTGAAGATGATCACCGGGGACCACGCCATTACTGCGTTGGCGATAGCCAGACTGATCGGGCTTAACACTGATGGCGGAACCGTCACCGGAATGCAAATGGCCCGGATGCAGGACAGCGAATTGATCGAAGTGGCGGCCCGGACATCGGTGTTTGCCCGAGTCACGCCGGAACAGAAACTGCGGCTTGTGGAGGCGTTGCAGGCCAGGGGGAACGTGGTGGCCATGACGGGAGACGGCGTGAACGACGCTCCAGCGTTAAAAAGGGCCGACATCGGCGTGGCCATGGGAGCCGCCGGGACGGAGGTGGCCAAGGAAGCGGCGGACATGGTGCTCATGGACGATAACTTCGCCTCCATCGAGGCGGCTGTGGAAGAAGGGCGCGCTGTTTTCGACAATCTCACCAAGTTCATCATCTGGACCCTTCCCACAAATCTTGGGGAGGGGCTGGTGATCCTCGTGGCGATTTTCGCCGATGTCATGCTGCCCATACTCCCTGTGCAGATACTCTGGATCAACATGACCACCGCCGTATTTCTGGGTCTGATGTTGGCCTTCGAGCCGAAGGAACCGGGGCTGATGCTGCGCCGTCCACGGAATCCGGAAACGCCCATTTTAACCCGGGAACTGATCAGCCGGATATTTATAGTGGGGACATTGGCGC comes from the Nitrospinota bacterium genome and includes:
- a CDS encoding cation-transporting P-type ATPase is translated as MTRVIFGVVLVNAIIGFAQESKAVKAIEALARMMTTEATVLRAGKRLRISSAELVPGDIVFLQSGDKTPADMRLFQTRELQIDESALTGESLPVDKSAGTIGHDAVLADRLNMAYASTLVTFGQGGGVVVATGDGAEVGRISQLISAAKEMETPLTRKMAGFSQVLLYVILALAAVTFAVGVMQGRPAVDMFMAAVALAVGAIPEGLPAAMTITLAIGVSRMARRKVIIRKLPAVETLGGANVICTDKTGTLTENQMTVLEIAAGGERFTVSGSGYSPEGEILGNGIHAHATSSAALYECLRAGLLCNDSGVIEGNGRWSAHGDPTEGALIVSARKGGLAAHDEHNRFRRMDTIPFEAQHQYMATLHDSGGGLRTVYIKGSVEVILEKCTSLLSANGENAPLDKERVLKDVEEMAAKGLRLIAFARGEAESGASGVHHDDVSSGLTFLGLQGMIDPPRAEAVEAVRKCHSAGIQVKMITGDHAITALAIARLIGLNTDGGTVTGMQMARMQDSELIEVAARTSVFARVTPEQKLRLVEALQARGNVVAMTGDGVNDAPALKRADIGVAMGAAGTEVAKEAADMVLMDDNFASIEAAVEEGRAVFDNLTKFIIWTLPTNLGEGLVILVAIFADVMLPILPVQILWINMTTAVFLGLMLAFEPKEPGLMLRRPRNPETPILTRELISRIFIVGTLALVGSFGLFEWELARDPNVTVAEARTVAVNVFVMTELFYLFNCRSLKNSMSQTGLFSNPWVIGGVLIMLFLQGLYTYLPAMNWMFRSAPISLEAWGRILAVSATVLVVVEIEKWLWRGSENLGVDMAGIHKTS